A genomic segment from Phalacrocorax aristotelis chromosome 16, bGulAri2.1, whole genome shotgun sequence encodes:
- the SCPEP1 gene encoding retinoid-inducible serine carboxypeptidase: MWPLRAVAGLVPLVLVAGVVLRQSQEPNERWGYVQVRSKAHMFWWLYYANNPTKDFTELPLILWLQGGPGASGCGFGNFEEIGPLDKEMKPRNTTWLQAASILFVDNPVGTGFSYVDDCSLFAKNLTTVVSDMMVFLGEFFTCRTEFQTIPFYIFSESYGGKMAAGIALELYSAVQKGTIKCNFMGTALGDSWISPLDSVMSWGPYLYSTSLLDDNGLAEVTAVAKEIMDAINNNQYGLATALWGKAEGVIEENTDNVNFYNIMTKEVPEMKSNEQENLHLMRLYQRHVKNMDKDSLNELMNGPIRKKLKIIPDCVKWGGQSRDVFENMAEDFMKPVIDIVDQLLAANVNVTVYNGQLDLIVDTMGQEAWIRKLKWPNLNQFNQQRWKALYVSPESTETAAFHKAYENFAFFWILKAGHMVPSDQGEMALKMVRMVTQQQH; this comes from the exons ATGTGGCCGCTGCGCGCTGTGGCGGGGCTGGTGCCgctggtgctggtggcag GTGTAGTTCTGAGGCAATCCCAAGAGCCCAATGAGCGGTGGGGATATGTGCAAGTTCGAAGTAAGGCCCACATGTTCTGGTGGCTCTACTATGCAAATAACCCAACCAAAGACTTCACAGAATTACCTCTCATCTTGTGGCTTCAG GGAGGCCCAGGAGCTTCAGGCTGTGGATTTGGGAACTTTGAAGAGATTGGCCCATTAgacaaagaaatgaaaccaaGAAATACAACCTGG TTGCAGGCAGCCAGTATCTTGTTTGTGGATAATCCTGTGGGCACTGGATTCAGTTATGTGGATGATTGTAGCTTGTTTGCCAAAAACCTTACCACAGTAGTTTCTGATATGATGGTTTTTCTTGGAGAATTCTTCACATGTAGAACAGAATTCCAG ACCATTCCATTCTACATATTTTCTGAATCTTATGGAGGTAAAATGGCTGCTGGCATTGCTTTAGAGCTGTATTCG GCTGTTCAAAAAGGGACCATAAAGTGCAATTTTATGGGGACTGCTCTTGGAGACTCATGGATTTCTCCTTTGG acTCTGTGATGTCTTGGGGGCCCTACCTTTACAGCACT TCTCTCCTTGATGATAATGGTCTAGCAGAGGTGACTGCTGTTGCCAAAGAAATAATGGATGCAATAAATAACAATCAATACGGGCTGGCCACTGCGCTCTGGGGCAAGGCTGAAGGTGTCATTGAAGAG AACACAGACAATGTGAACTTTTATAACATCATGACTAAGGAGGTTCCAGAGATGAAATCAAATGAACAAGAAAATCTCCATCTCA TGCGACTTTACCAGCGCCATGTCAAAAATATGGATAAGGACAGCCTAAATGAATTGATGAATGGACCCATCAGAAAGAAGCTAAAAATTATTCCTGACTGTGTGAAATGGGGAG GTCAATCCAGAGATGTTTTTGAGAACATGGCTGAGGACTTCATGAAACCTGTCATTGATATTGTTGATCAACTTTTGGCAGCCAACGTCAATGTTACAGTCTATAACGGGCAGCTGGATCTCATTGTTGACACCATGG GCCAGGAGGCATGGATCCGGAAACTGAAATGGCCTAATTTGAACCAGTTCAACCAGCAAAGGTGGAAGGCACTCTATGTGTCTCCAGAATCCACTGAGACAGCTGCTTTCCACAAGGCCTATGAgaactttgctttcttctggatTCTTAAGGCTGGGCACATG GTACCGTCTGATCAAGGAGAGATGGCACTGAAAATGGTCAGGATGGTGACCCAACAGCAGCACTAG